Proteins encoded within one genomic window of Carassius gibelio isolate Cgi1373 ecotype wild population from Czech Republic chromosome A4, carGib1.2-hapl.c, whole genome shotgun sequence:
- the LOC127971537 gene encoding zona pellucida sperm-binding protein 3-like, whose product MGLLQYVLVLVVLVVFDLKNAFGSLRSSQSPKSKKHQSYPASRVPVSSQVLGNTLQKASLSQSLDYRGFAQEPLGLQEKQVLQGPVKPLDWRFPTVPEVPSEMAVDFHLRQPVTPSSVAIQCGENRVHVEVQQDLFSNGELIQPSGLTLGGCPVVGLVPGSKVLFFDNELQDCNSVLMMTKDELVYTFALTYTPEAFAGTPITRAGGAVIGVQCHYQRFQNVSGNALKPTWVPYASTEAGEEVLLFSLKLMMDDWSFERPSNSYFLGDVINVEASVKVYNHVPLRVFVDSCVATQVPDVNALPRYLFIENHGCLVDAKVTASSSRFMPRSQEDKIRFQLEAFMFQGGSSPSIYMTCVLKATLASAPSDALHKSCSFANGWLAADGNHQVCGCCDSTCGPDGGTAASPFGGLQWEGKASLGPVVVQEHKKTLAGLQ is encoded by the exons atgggtcttttgcaatatgtgttagtgctggttgtgcttgtggtgtttgatctGAAGAATGCTTTTGGAAGTTTGAGATCCAGTCAAAGTCCAAAAAGCAAGAAGCATCAATCATATCCAGCTTCCAGAGTGCCTGTTTCTTCTCAAGTGCTCGGAAACACTTTGCAGAAGGCTTCTCTGTCTCAGAGTCTTGACTACAGAGGATTTGCACAAgagcctcttggtcttcaggagaagcaggtgttgcagggtccagtgaagcctttggactggaggtttcccactgttccagaagtgccgagtgagatggcggtggacttccatttgaggcaacctgtgactcccagtagtgtagctattcaatgcggtgagaaccgggttcatgtggaggtacagcaggacttgtttagcaatggtgaactgatccagccatctggtcTGACTTTGGGAGGATGTCCTGTTGTCGGTTTGGTCCCAGGCTCCAAGGTGCTCTTCTTTGACAATGAACTGCAGGACTGCAATAGTGTGTTGATG ATGACCAAggatgagcttgtctacacctttgCCCTTACCTACACTCCTGAGGCGTTTGCTGGCACTCCGATTACCCGTGCAGGTGGTGCAGTTATTGGTGTTCAATGCCATTATCAAAG GTTTCAAAATGTCAGCGGTAATGCCTTGAAGCCAACTTGGGTCCCTTATGCCTCAACGGAGGCTGGTGAAGAAGTCTTGCTGTTCTCCCTGAAGCTCATGATGG atgactggtcctttgagaggccttcaaactcttacttcctgggtgacgttattaatgttgaggcatctgtgaaggtatacaaccacgtccctctgcgtgtgtttgtggacagctgtgtggccacccaagtacctgatgtgaacgcccttccgagatatttgttcattgagaatcatgg ATGTCttgtggatgccaaggtcacagcttccagctcgcgcttcatgcctcgatcccaggaggacaaaatccggttccagctggaggccttcatgttccaggggggatccagtccttct atctacatgacgtgtgttctgaaggccactcttgcttctgcacctagtgacgcgctccacaaatcctgttcctttgccaatgg gtggcttgctgctgatgggaaccaccaggtttgtggttgctgtgactccacatgtggtcctgatggtggaactgcTGCTTCTCCTTTTGGAG GCCTTCAGTGGGAAGGGAAGGCCTCGCTCGGTCCTGTAGTGGTTCAAGAGCACAAGAAGACTTTGGCTGGTCTTCAATAA
- the LOC127971627 gene encoding zona pellucida sperm-binding protein 4-like — protein MLQARCVSSRFLFQCRYSGTSVEALVVEVNSVPPPPPVAAPGPLRVELRLANGQCVTKGCAEGDEAYTSYYSDADYPITKVLREPVYVEVHIMERTDPNIVLTLGRCWTTSTPSPLSLPQWDLLIDGCPYQDDRYLTTLVPVTGSSGLQFPTHYKRFVVKMFTFVDPASLAALQETIFIHCTTEVCHPSSGSCEQSCTRKRRDTRIKAVSGEQTVVSSGEVTLVM, from the exons atgctacaagctcgctgtgtgtcgtccaggtttctcttccagtgtagatattcgggaacttctgtggaagctctggttgtggaggtcaactctgttcctccacctccaccagtagctgctcctggacctctcagggtggagctcagactggccaatggccaatgcgtcaccaaaggctgtgctgaag gggatgaggcctacacgtcctattacagtgacgctgattatcccatcacaaaagtcctgcgagagcctgtgtatgttgaggtgcacattatggagaggaccgaccccaacattgtcctgacgctgggacgttgttggacgacttcaacccccagtccactcagtctcccccagtgggaccttctgatcgacgg atgcccttaccaggacgaccgctatctgaccacactggttccagtgactggatcgtctggtcttcagttcccaacccactacaagcgctttgttgtgaagatgttcacatttgtagatccagcctcactggctgctctgcaggaaacc atcttcatccactgcactacagaggtgtgccatccatcatctggctcttgtgagcaaagctgcaccaggaaac gaagagacactcgtatcaaggctgtctctggggagcagactgtggtttctagtggagaagttactctggtcatgtaa